Proteins found in one Penaeus vannamei isolate JL-2024 chromosome 29, ASM4276789v1, whole genome shotgun sequence genomic segment:
- the LOC138867221 gene encoding uncharacterized histidine-rich protein DDB_G0274557-like, whose protein sequence is MATKIVILALAALAVLCLVDDAHAAVTHRHALHPAHRQYLSPYYHHYPYRHYYAHPHPHALHPHPYALHPHRHAHATSYVHVNLGAPVEEAAEEEVEAQES, encoded by the exons ATGGCCACGAAGATTGTG ATATTGGCTCTGGCCGCCCTCGCCGTCTTGTGCCTCGTGGACGACGCCCATGCCGCCGTCACTCACCGCCACGCCCTCCATCCCGCCCACCGCCAATATCTCTCCCCATACTACCACCATTACCCTTACCGCCACTACTacgcccacccccatccccacgcccttcacccccacccctacgcccTCCACCCTCACCGCCACGCCCACGCCACCAGCTACGTCCACGTCAACCTCGGGGCGCCGGTGGAGGAGGCagccgaggaggaggtggaggcgcagGAGTCCTAG
- the LOC113829013 gene encoding uncharacterized histidine-rich protein DDB_G0274557-like, whose protein sequence is MATKIVILALAALAVLCLVDDAHAAVTHRHALHPAHRQYLSPYYHHYPYRHYYAHPHPHALHPHPYALHPHRHAHATSYVHVNLGAPVEEAAEEEVEAQES, encoded by the exons ATGGCCACGAAGATTGTG ATATTGGCTCTGGCCGCCCTCGCCGTCTTGTGCCTCGTGGACGACGCCCATGCCGCCGTCACTCACCGCCACGCCCTCCATCCCGCCCACCGCCAATATCTCTCCCCATACTACCACCATTACCCTTACCGCCACTACTacgcccacccccatccccacgcccttcacccccacccctacgcccTCCACCCTCACCGCCACGCCCACGCCACCAGCTACGTCCACGTCAACCTCGGGGCTCCGGTGGAGGAGGCagccgaggaggaggtggaggcgcagGAGTCTTAG
- the LOC113829015 gene encoding uncharacterized protein, translating into MATKALILALAALTVLCLMDDARGAVTHRHALHPAHYRSPYYHHYPYRHYPYRHYYAHPHPHALHPHPYALHPHRHAHATSYVRVNLGAPVEEAAEEEVEVEAQES; encoded by the exons ATGGCTACGAAGGCTCTG ATCTTGGCTCTAGCCGCCCTCACCGTCTTGTGCCTCATGGACGACGCCCGTGGCGCCGTTACCCACCGCCACGCCCTCCATCCCGCCCACTACCGCTCTCcatactaccaccactacccgTACCGCCACTACCCATACCGCCACTACTACGCCCACCCTCATCCCCacgcccttcacccccacccctacgcccTCCACCCTCACCGCCACGCCCACGCCACCAGCTACGTCCGCGTCAACCTCGGGGCGCCGGTGGAGGAGGCagccgaggaggaggtggaggtggaggcgcagGAGTCCTAG
- the LOC138867220 gene encoding uncharacterized protein — MATKIVILALAALAVLCLVDDAHAAVTHRHALHPAHRHYHSPYYHYYPYRHYYAHPHPHALHPHPYALHPHPHAHGTSYYVHVNHGAPVKEAAEEEVEAQES, encoded by the exons ATGGCCACGAAGATTGTG ATCCTGGCTCTGGCCGCCCTCGCCGTCTTGTGCCTCGTGGACGACGCCCATGCCGCCGTCACTCACCGCCACGCCCTCCATCCCGCCCACCGCCACTACCACTCCccatactaccactactaccctTACCGCCACTACTacgcccacccccatccccacgcccttcacccccacccctacgccctccaccctcaccctcacgcccacggaACCAGCTACTACGTCCACGTGAACCACGGGGCGCCGGTGAAGGAGGCagccgaggaggaggtggaggcgcagGAGTCTTAG